Proteins found in one Homalodisca vitripennis isolate AUS2020 chromosome 4, UT_GWSS_2.1, whole genome shotgun sequence genomic segment:
- the LOC124361348 gene encoding protein TRACHEARY ELEMENT DIFFERENTIATION-RELATED 7A-like, translated as MVSAGWVLHPIMGGDSSKPYTVPPLSSNSHNIPPLSSNSHKVPSLSSKPYTVPPLSSNSTHIQYHLSAATLHTNSHTVPPLSSKPYTVPPLSSNSHTVPPLSSNSRTVPPLSSNSHTVPPLSSKPYTVPPLSSNSHTVPPLSSNSHTVPPLSSKPYTVPPLSSKLTYCTTFQQQLTYCTTSQQQLTYSTTSQQQLTYSTTSQQQLTYITTSQQQLTYITTSQHLTLHSTTSKQQLTKSTEVRKD; from the exons CAGCAAACCCTACACAGTACCACCTCTAAGCAGCAACTCACATAATATACCACCTCTCAGCAGCAATTCACATAAAGTACCATCTCTCAGCAGCAAACCCTACACAGTACCACCTCTAAGCAGCAACTCAACTCACATACAGTACCACCTCTCAGCAGCAACTCTACACA CAAACTCACATACAGTACCACCTCTCAGCAGCAAACCCTACACAGTACCACCTCTCAGCAGCAACTCACATACAGTACCACCTCTCAGCAGCAACTCACGTACAGTACCACCTCTCAGCAGCAACTCACATACAGTACCACCTCTCAGCAGCAAACCCTACACAGTACCACCTCTAAGCAGCAACTCACATACTGTACCACCTCTCAGCAGCAACTCACATACAGTACCACCTCTCAGCAGCAAACCCTACACAGTACCACCTCTAAGCAGCAAACTCACATACTGTACCACCTTTCAGCAGCAACTCACATACTGTACCACCTCTCAGCAGCAACTCACATACAGTACCACCTCTCAGCAGCAACTCACATACAGTACCACCTCTCAGCAGCAACTCACATACATTACCACCTCTCAGCAGCAACTCACATACATTACCACCTCTCAGCATCTAACCCTGCACAGTACCACCTCTAAGCAGCAACTCACGAAAAGCACCGAAGTCCGTAAAGACTAG